AGGGTGGTCTTAAATCAGAGAATACATTAGAGTTGGATTAAGAGGGTGGTTGCTTCTTGATAAACAAACAAGGGAGAATCAATCTGTATCATTTATCTCAAACTTTAGACAAGTAAATTTATTTGTGCAGGCACTGAATTGGTCACCATCAcactgaatgttttgttttggagATCGGTGGATCTTAGTGTGCTGCTACAACAAGGTTTCTTGAGTAGCAGAATCACCAAAAAAACCTTGAGGATTTACCAACATCACTAGCTAAGTTTTACACAGCCCCAAACTAACAACATCCACAATAAACCAGCCTGGAAATTATACTATGCCCTAAGCTGGTGTTTTGAGCAGTGGAATTATCTCGATCAGATGCAGAAGATGGCATCACCTCTATTGAAATGTTCACCATTGAGATGTAAAATGTTGTGTCACCTCTAACTCCGTGGAAACAGCCATTGCAGATGTAATAATGCTTGtaaattttatattcaaatgGCTGTAGCTTCACTGACTGTTTCAACTTTGTAAACTCCTTCCCATCCTCCTTGTGTAATCCATCAAGAATGTAGGCTGGGCGTGAGATGGATGGAatgagttaaaataattaaacttgatTTGAGGAAGAGCACTTGTCGATGGTGATGTTGTTCAGATTGATTACATAGATTTTATGTGCTCACTTTATGGAAACcaaatgaagaaaaatgtttcttaaaagccatatttttaatattcatcatGTAGTGTTGCAAATACATGAACAATGAGTATAAATAAAACTCttagtaatatataaaaactcttagAGATCTTAGTAATTATTTAGCTTAATCAATTTATAAACTAGCATCCAGAGCATCAAACACATCATTACAGTATTTCCTGTCATATTTTAGCAATCTCAATTCACACATTATACAAGCTAATCCACCCTGCTAGAATGTGGGCTGATACTAAGTCTTCTGCTCCAGTGATCTAGAAACACTGAGTCTGTGTGCTGTCTGGAGCCAGATCCCTCAGCACTCGCCATTAGCATGCAATGAACCACAATGACCTGGACTGACCCAGATCACCTGTGTAATTAACATGCACGCTTAGCTGAATTCAACAGAGCTCTGTATTTCCTGCACAAACAAAACCATCAGCCCAAAGGTTATCATGTCATtgcattgtttgaaataaaagGGTTTGCAAATTTGTtaggttttaaaacaaaacaggttTTGTACCATTTcgatctattattattatttttatttgcttttatctataagaaaaattaaatcagaaattaGATCTGTTTAATTGTTTCTCTTAGACAGGAATGagattaaacagaaaacaaattgagacttttattagatttttctCTTTCAAAACAGACCCCAGTAATCTCATGTCTCCTgtagtttcagaagagatctcaacaaagACACAAACTTCGTGCAGACATTATGCAATTACCAGTCAGCGATTTCAGTATGCACATATTGTACATCTGCGACAAAGCAGataaagtagtgctgtcaaacgattaatcgcgattaattgcatccgaactaaaagtttttgtttacatactatatatacagtatgtgtactgtgtttatttacataataaatgttttttatatacataataaatatacactcatatattatgtaaacaaaaacttttattttggatgtgattaatcacgactAATGACGGcactaaagtaatattttttcatttaacagGTGCATATCCTCTTACCACCTGCAATCTTCAGGCAGATTCCGTGAGCATTGAAATAGCAATgttgcacgtttttttttttttttaattgtgctatTGTAATCCACAGCCTGtaatcttttattttacaaatatgtaCATATTAGCACGAAGCGAGATGAACAAACTCAGTGTTTCAGAGTAATaaacatttgcacacacacacacacacacacacacacacacacacacacacacatatatatatatatatatatatatatatatattagggatgcatgattaatcgcatgtgattgtTATGCGTGTCTCGTCATTAAAGCCaattctgtgattagcagtaaatgtccatcacctgctttcaaatggagcagcatttactacacagagccgtagttctctgacaagctaaaattaattgccactttatataataattatatgaatatattatatgaattataaacaattaccattaatataataaataatttgtttcaaaAGTCGGGCAATTTGTCTCAAATTCTTTGACTGTAAACTGTTTTAATTTGGAGCGAGAGATATGGGGGGGTTGCTTCATTGCATCAGATATATGTCActttgctcacagctgattggtccagtttgGGATCTCTATCCCAGAATaaaacctgctccggagcagggtAGCTGTGCAGTGTAAGTTACCATGGTGACAAAACCCACTCAGAACCAACCCATCTTTTTGAGCCCAAAAACTCagagtttgctcaaactaaacGTGAACGTACCTGGGTAAAACTGAAACCGGCTTCGTGCTACAGGCCACAGGACAGTAATTTAGTCAAAGATGATCACTGGTAAAGGCCTGCATGAATTTCAACCACACACATTCACCTTAAGTTGAAAAAATATCTCTGAAAAAGTGTTTCTGAACATTAAACTCTGTGTGTGTCTACGTGTTCATCGCTGTTCTGCTCCTCAGGCATGTGGTCTGTGTTTCCTAGTAAACCATGAACACGTGgactaaaaaaaacactgttcattCTTTTGTGGAAAAGAAATGAAGCAGCATTTCCATGCCTGTCATATTTGATCAGGAGCTAAATGGTTTCCCAGGGCCATCCTGTGGATAGTCTTGGCAGAGGACAGTGGCTGTGGCTGCCAGGAGGAGCTGTGGGTATCCTGGAGGAGACTGCCCTCATAAACAGGCTTGTCACTTGCATTTGTATGGGTAGTACTAGCAATTCTGTGCTCATGTTGTAGTTTTCCAGCAATAATCTGGCCCCTCTTTGTCAGAACAGAGCCTCAGTCAAGTGTTACTGTCTCTGCCGTATAAATAATGACGGTGGTGTTTGTTGGCATGAAAGTGGTAAAAGATTCTCCTTTGTAGGACAGCAAGGAATCTAATTGAGATTTACGCTTAGTGGTCTTTGTCAGAGTCTCTTTTGAAGACTGCAGTGGAAACTGGAAACTAATAGGCTACCATTTCCTTGAAAGGGTAAAGATGTTTAAACAGTATCTTCTGACTTTGACCTTCCTTGTGTTGTAGGTAGTTTAGGCGATGCCTGTATGTATGGCACAGGGACCCAATTATCCCGTGGATTGAAGAATTATGGGTAACCTCATTAGCAGACCTAGCTGTTTGGGACAAAAGTCCAAACAAGTTAAGTCAGAGGAGAGCGTCTTGAAAGAGTGCTACCAGCAAAGGAGAGAATGGCCGCTCCCAGAGCCTCCTAAAGAAGAAACAAGGAAAGAGGATGTGGAAGAGGTTCTTCGACAAACTCCAACACCAGACAAGCAGAGGAGTTCCCCAGCCCCTACTGTCACCACTACCAGCACTCTGGACAATGCCTGGCGAAGCACTCCGTCCCCGGTAAAAACACCAAGAAATGATTCTTTGCCCAGAAGGTGTAATATTCCAGAGCATAGAAGGTCCCCCCTGAGTCAGTATGGATCCGTGGACAGGAGAGCCAGCCTGCAGAGAAGGGATTCTGGAAGTCCCTGGTCTTGGAAGCCTCTAAACACTCGAGAGGTCACTGAAGTTACAGAGGTGACAGAGACAATTGTTACAGAGATTGTAGAGGTGACAGAGTATCCTTCTGCGGGGAAAGGAGGTGACCCTATTGTTACTAGAACTGTTAGAGTCCTTACTGGAGCTGCTGAGGAACTTGCAGAGGTTATtcaatttgattttcatttattttttaagttttatttttttttaccatcatttACGATTTTCATTTAACTGATTTTGAAGTCAACGTATCAACAATGTTTCACCAATTTGTTAATTTTCCAGTTAAATAAAATTGTTCTGATTCACAGCTGCAGAGTGATGGTCAATCAAGTTCAGACCAGGAATCAAGTCTAGATCAATGGAAGGTACAGTAGACTGATCTTTCCTTAACCTGTACTTTCTTTATGAAAACATGATAGCATATTGTCTGGTCTTATGTTAAGGATGGCAGAAGTGTTTTGGCTCTGAAAGATGAGTTCAGGGATCCGCTGAAATTCCAGCAAAATCTGGAGACGCTGCTGACGTGGGTCTGCGAGATTGAGGAGCTGACAGCCAATCAAAAACCACCATCCTCAGAGTTTAAAGTTGTGAAAGCGCAGCTGCAAGAACAGAAGGTatgttaaaaacctttaaaaattgtTAAGTTGTtgctatataaacaaacaaacaataaattaatacattcatatttacataaacTATTGATAAAAAAGGCTACCCAATTTTAAAACCTTGTCATGTAATTTCTAATCCCATCCTTAAACTTTTCTTGAACTGAGAAGCATACTGTGTTAGTTTCTTGCATACTGTATAATAAGCTTTGAATGCTTTTGTGTATGATATGGGAATAGGTGGAGAAAAAGTAATTCACCTTTTTGAGATCTTTTTTAGTTCAGTGAGTAAGGTAAAGCATACTTGAATGGCCACAATGATCCTCTGACACATGATACAAGTGTTTGTCTTAAGTACCACAAAGAGATAACAAGGTGCATTATAAAGCTTGTAGATTCTCAGAAGGAGCAATACCTCTATGAACCAAACTTTTGTTTGCTTCCTAATACAAAGCATCTTTGAAGATGCAAAAGGGGTGTTCTACAAAACTGTATTAGGAAGGCAATTCCCAACATGTCCTCCAACATGTTGTTGCTTCCTTGAAATATGACCCATCAGAGCATCTACTAAATTTGTGCTCCTATCGACAACAGCACACTTTCCTATTAATGCATTGTACCTTTTTATTTGCATCATAATTCGAGTTTGGTGTCGCTCaattggtagagcattgcattataaTGCGATTATAGGTTCGATCCCAGGGAACGCACatgctcataaaatgtatatgcactaTAAATCACTTTCCAacacatctgccaaatgcattaatataaatgtgttttgcgAAATGGAAATGGGACAAATGGTAGGTAAGTGACCATATATAAAgttcacacattttatttaaatgaacacacaatTTGATTGGTCATCATGACAGTATTCGTCATTTCATGACACAACAcaacactgtcattatttttgcatcAGCTAGTGGgcgcttaactttaaaacataaatatactcGTTATAAGGTGTTTgcaccagtgttgccaacttaccGACTTTGTTGCTGgatttagcaactttttttaGACCCCTTTAGcaacttttttccaaaaaagcacCTAGTGACAAATCAAACGACTTCTTGGACAAACCTAATTCAGTTTCAAAACCTTGTCAGTACTGCTGCACAAGCACAAGGTCTTGCTTTGCCAGCGCGCACACACCTCTCTATGCATCTGTTCTGTTTAGCAAGCAGCTATGAAGAGCAgtgctttcagttaaaaaaagatattctaTTGCTTCAAACTCAATGAACACAGACATTGTCTTTATCatatgtttatttgatttcattagacgaCGActcgattataaatcaggatttttgtgcagattacatcttggaagggagagtTGGTTTATAGAGTTTTAATGGACTACCTTTCAGTCACTATTTAATATTCATCccattgtctgacaacagaaatagaaaactatatatcaatgaaaacaattttattgagaatttggctgcattaaaacaCCGCTTGTGatcacagagaggcaaacaaatgcaAAAGGAAATATGACGCAATGAGGTCATAATATGCTAATAAGTGTATGACATCATCTAGCGACATTTAGTGACTTTTCAAGAGGGCTTTAGCTACCTTCAATATAGAGAAGTTGGTAGCACTGGCTTGCACAAACAACATATAGGGTcgcagagtttagctacaaccctaatcaaacacaactgaaccactTAATAAAGGTCTTCAGGACCACTTGAAAAATCACAGGCCAGGTGTGCTGAAGCAGTTTGGAGATAAAGTTGCAGCACAGTGGGTCCTCAGAAGAAAGGTTGAAGGGTTgacccaggagcagggttgatcTAGACATCTCCAAGACCAGGGGtgcttctcatttcttatttgttCATCCTCGCTTCCTTACCTTGTTACCTTTCCTTGCGTCTTAGCTCCACGAAGGAAGGCATGAAGGAAGGATGCAAGGAAAGAAAGTGAGAATGGAGGACTCAAAGGAATTTATACACTGGAATATTCTTGACCACTCAAGTGTCACTTCGAAGCATCATTTGCTGTGCTAAAGGCATCTGgccttatgttgttaaagttatttattaaagatattcataataaatattaataaaccaaGATGCcctgttaaaatatatatcatgtatGGTTTATCTaaactgtaaaattttaattttaatttttatgacagATGAGAAGAGGGAGGAGAATTCACAGGTGCATCAGGTTTTTTTCGACGAGAAAGACTCTCGCATAGGATACATCTGTGTATCCTATCTCATAGCTCATATCTTCTCTGGAAGCCTCCTCACTCAAAGGAATTGAGATGTCCTTCAAGATTGCTGAGTTCAGTTGGTTTACGAGTGACAGGCACAAGGACAGAAAAGCGAGGAGGCAAGGAAGCATCAACAAAGCCACTAAAAGGCAAGCCTACAACCATTAGCCAAAAAAGCGTAAAAGCTAATGCTAatggaaaggagaccagaggctgTTTTACTTGAATGATGTCAATGGAACAGAGGCTTCActacgctaaaaaaaaaaaaaaaaaaaacagttttttagaggaaacagctcaCCATTTAATGAATCCACAGCCTATTGACTACTCCTCAACATGCTTTACACTAAGcaatacttttggattgaactacttttagagtttacaccaaaaaaaaatgccattttataagagaagtcactgactttttgcaacaggtgggattcagcttacGGCAATTCTTGTACATTCCTATGGTATCTGTCAACAGCGAGTGTCGCGCAGCTCTGACTGAAATTCACTGATGTCAAGGctataatgtgattggttataacggcacacgtgatccaagttaGCCAAGTAAGCCCTTGCCCTTGGAGGAAGCATAATACATTTCTtcagcataataaaaataatatgtttctTGTTCTGCAGCTCTTACAGCGCCTCCTAGAGGACAGGAGACCCAGTATGGAGACCATGATGCAGGAGGGTCCACACCTGGCAGAGGGGCTTCAGGGAAATGACAGTGAAAAGACCAAAGTGCAGCTTGCACAGCTCAAGCTCAAGTGGGAGGCTCTACTTCAGGGCGCCAACAGCAGGTCAGTCTACTTGACACATTGGTCCACATTTTGGTCCCAGGAAGACCCacgttttgttttgaaaatgaatttgtttCCACAGACACAGGACTCTGGAGGACATTCTGCCAAGAGCTCAGCTATTCCAGGAGAGGACAGACAGACTTCAGCAATGGCTTATTTCTGTGGATCAGGACTTAGCTGAGCTCGCTCCGCAGAGAGAGGGATGCTCCATCTGCAGGAAGCCACAGGACAGGCCAAGGTCAGCAAACCattagaaaatgttttgtttatccaTTAATACATTTGTATACTACAAGATTTCAGTGTGGAACGAAATTGCCTTTCTCTATCACCTTTTAGGCGGTCATGGAAGAGATAAAAGCTAAGAGTGTTGACCTGGGGAAACTCCAACAATGTGCTCATGAGCTCATGGAAAAGATTTCAGGTGGTGTTTCCTCCCATTTCGTGTCATTGTATACACCAAACCTTGCACGGTGCCCACAACGACATGTTTCAAGCAAGTTTCTATCTTTCACATGCTAATCTAAAGAGGAGGAAACCCAGCTGGTGCAGGAGCAGGTAGACAGTCTGCGTATCCGGTACTCAGTGATGAGTCTGGGTAGTGCTGATGTCCTGCAGAGGCTGGAACAGGCTTTGGAGGCATCTAGTCGATGTACCTCCAGTCAGGAAGACCTCCACCTGTGGCTTGGTCGTATCGAGAGAGAGCTGCTGGCTCCTGCTGCCCAAAGCCAGACTGGGACGCAGTCTTGTGTTCTTCTGAGAGGCAGAAGGTAAGTGACAGGTGGATACCTCTGGTTGCTTGAAgtgtactgtaagtcactttggataaatacAGCTGCTAAATGCCTGTTTACCCATCACCCTGTCTGCATTTGATCAGCTGGAACAGGCTGTTGAAAAAGAGTTGGCTTGGTTTAGAGACACCACACTGGCACTTGAGGAGCTCAGAGCCACTAATCTGGACCCAGACATCATTGCAGCCGAGTTCAATGAGCAGAAAGTGAGTTTTTGCACATTCACAATAATGTTCTTTGTGCATAAGCTAGAAGTTCTGTAAAATTCTTTACAATAAtccatgtaatgtctgtttttcGGCAGATACTTGCTGTAGAGATTCTGCAGCACAAGTTTAACATTGAGAAAATGGTGAAGATTTTGGAACTCCTGCAGATGGACACTGAGGATGGGGAGACACAGAGACTCCAGGTAAGCTAATATTCATTCTTaatacctttttaaatattttgacataAGAACCAACATAAAACTACTGTCTTTTCCCCTCCAAAGTCTTCCCTAGACACCTTACAGGAGCAGTGTCAGGTCACTACTGCCACTAATTCCCAAGTCTTGCTTCAGCTGGAGCATGCTCAGTCGCTCTTGTCTCAGTTCTCAGAGGGCTATGCTGAGGTGTTACCATGGTTACAGGAAACCAAAGCTCTTATTGGCCAGTTTACCCTGAACACCATCAGCTACGAGGCTTTCCGAGAACAACAGGACCTCTTACAGGTACTAAACAACCTACTTCTTCAGAGCAAGATATTAACAACAAATGCTCATGTTTGGGCTCACATTTGCTATAGTACAAGTTCAAACACACTGGATTTTTCCCATTGACATTTCACACTCGAAACACAATGGCAATCATTGGACTTCATTACTTGTTTCAGATAAAGCAATACAAAcataaatgtttgatcatgttGATGCATAACTTCCAAACAGGGCATCAGGGAGTCCATAGCAGAGCATAAGCCACTGATAGCACGGCTGATCATGCTGGCCCAGCGTCTATCAGACCTGAATGCAGTTCAGGGACTCGAGTTCTGCCAGAAAGCTAGGGACACTGAAGAGCAGCACCTGGCCATCAGAGACAGGGTTCGAGAAGCTGCTGGAGTACTGGAGGAGTCTCTGCCCCGCTATACACAGGTGACACACATGTAGATTCGATGCTGATTCCTGGTgcatatgattaaatattttatttatcctaTAGAAAACAATTGTAGAAGTAGTTTGAATGCTGTAAAAGCTGATGTGTTTTGAAGGCCTCATGGCCTACATGTCTGTGAGAAAAGTCACACGGGAAAGAATGGGATTTTGGCTGAAGTTGCTTGTGGATGGCATCCACACTGATACTAAGTTGCTCTTTTGGGCCACATGGCCTTCAACATGTTCTTTGGATAAAAATGATGAGGTAAATACGCCAAATAGTCACTTTGTGATATGTTTTTGGCTAGTTGGCAGTCTGCCACCCTTACAAGAGAACAAGAGACCAATTAATGAGGTGAAGAGTTAGGGAGTATTTGGAGGAGAACACCGGCAATAAGATCATTGGTTGAAAACTGTATAAAAGGGTGAGCTGTGAGTGAGTCAGGTGTTCTGCAGAGGTCTCAGATTTATTGTCTTCTTGCAATAAAGTCTAATTTTGACTTCTTGAACTCTGCCGCCTCAGCATTATTTTGTAAGATAGAGAAGACTTTTCTCCATAACACATACTGGAGAATCCAGCTAAATCGGCTTCTTATGGTAGTTGGTTTAACATGGTTTGTAGTTATAAATCAGAGGTTCTTAAACTTGAATAAGTCAGACCTTCACAAAGGGGACCTACGTTTGATGAATCCCCCAAAACTCCATTGTAGATGCTGAGACTAGTGTACTGAACACTTTAAGAAGGATTAAAAAATTAACCTgttattaaaagcattttcataACTTACAGTATATCAGTTTATATCGTTCCGGGGATTTAAACCCATGAACTTGGTGTTGCTAACGGCATGCTCAGCTGAACTACATGCAACCGTCTGATGCAATACACTGATATAACCTGTTTTCAAAGAAGCCATATGTTTTATGTTGCTAAAGTGGTATAAAAAGACAACATTGCCACATTTAGCTGTATAAATGCTAGCTCACTCCTGAAACTATGTATGTCCATGTCAGATGAATGAGAGGATGACTCTGATTGGAGAGAGGCTGGAGCGTCTGTGTAGTCACCTGCAGGCCTCAATGGCTCTTCAAGGCCTCACCCCACGAATTCAGGAGCAGCTACAGGACAACAAGCACACACTGTCTGAGCTCTCAAAAATGGATCTGGACCTCAGCAGTGTTAGGACACAGGCTGGAGCTCCTGGCCAACACAGGGGCTCTTGGGGACAGTTCCATTGGCACAGGTACCTCAAACATAAACAGCATACATCTGGCACATACAGCTTTATATGCCAAAACATCTCATAAACAATATTGTTTCATAAGCATGGTCTGTCTATGATGATCTTGCTAATTTCAGCTATTCAAGAGCGGGTTTGCAGCCTAACAAGCCGCTGGGAGGAGGCTCAAAGACAAGCTCAGGAGAGGGAGAAGTGTCTTCTCAATCTCCTGGATCTGGCAGTCAGGTTCTGGAATGAAGTGAGTGACATGACATCTGGACTGAATGATGCCCAGCAAGCTGTTCTGGACCTCAACTCCAATCGGTCAGATTCAGAAACCATCCGACAGAGCCTGGAGACCATGCAGGTAGGCTACAAAAATGATACTGTGGTCAATGTTATTCTGCTCTTTGCTGGTCCAGGCTGGCCCTTGCTGGTTTAGTGCTGGTCTAGCTGGTGAACCAGAAATGCTGGTGAAGCTGGTTGACCAATGTAATATTGTTAGTTTTACTTAGCAGCTTTTAAAAGTACATCCCATGTTTTAAACAGAACATATGTTCATTACCTGGTTTTGTACTTTCAGCAGGGTTAAGGATATTTCCTCATTGCATCCTGAAAGTTTTGAATCAACTCTTTGCCTCATACCATCCAAACTCTCTTTCCTTCCTTCTCAGACACTCAGGGAGGACATTGATTCTCTGCAAGGTGACCTGGACACACTAGGAGTTCTGGGAATGGAACTCATGTCAGCTTGTGGTGACACAGACAAGCCAGAGGTCACCAAAAGTTTGGATGAGGTTTgtatttgaaactgaaatgagACTAATCCTCACAGAAACTGTTGTACATCATGCGGCCATTTGTTCACATCTCACTGTCCAGTTGTCTTTTTCTGCAGCTTTATGGCACGTGGAACAATCTCAGTAAGATCTGGACAGAGTGCAACAGTAAGTTAGAAGAATGTTTACGAATGGCTCTCCGTTATCAGGACAGTATGCAGGTGAGTTAGCCGCAAGCAACAAGTTTCAATTCCTTTCAAGGCATTCCTAATGTAGGTTGACTATCCATCCTCATTTTTCCAGATTGGACATGTcctggccaagatttctaaaatgtccaggttttggctttattttcctttatttgatGTTCTCTCTTCTGTCCTCATAAattttatgtatgcatatttgcattgctttgaccgttctctgttgATCCCACCTTCTCGCATGCCATGATTGGTCGATTGTGTACCTACATGCTATTGGTCAAgctacttttcagtcattaccttcagcaagtatgaaaacaacaggaaaacaatgccaaaacccagacattttaggcaatttagaaaaggaacatatggtcaccctacctaATGAAGTTTGTACTTACTGTACAGCACTTCAAAACACAATCACAAAGAATACTCTGTTCGTTAATTTTTCTATCTTGTCTCATCCAGTGGTGGTAGGTCTCTGTCTACAGTTGTAGTATTTCAATATTCATGTCTCCATGTGGTTGTAGTGATGAGTCTCTAACAGACTGGCTGATTTCCTGCCAATTGGCAGGACTTTTGGATGCCCTTCTAGAGAGACCAAAGCTAGCCATAGAGAATTTGGATTAAAGTCAGCATATTGCAGTGAATTCTCTTCTTGGTTGCACTGACTTCATGAGACAATGGAAGAAATCGACAGTGTgcctttataaatatacatatactgtagagTGGGTCAAGAGAACACtacaaaacatgtttaaaaataagaCCTTCTCTTGTAGGGACTCTTTGAGTGGCTGAAGTCTGCAGAGCTGAAATCCACCGAGGACTTCTCAGTGGGATCTGACCTGGGATCAGTTAAAGAGCAGCTATGTGACCTGAAGGTATACCACACAAACTTACTTTGAGAAACTGAAAACTGTGTCACAAACAAATTAGTGGTGATTCCATCACCTCTCCTTTCAGGAATATAAGCGAGAGCTCTATCAGAAGAAGATCGAGATTGAAAGTCTAAACCATCGCTTTGTGTGTCGTCTCTCCCCGGGCACTGAGCGGCCTGGGTCCATCTCTCCACTGTGTGACTTCCGTCAGCGATGGGACAATCTGGAGTCAGAGACTGTCAGCAGACAGGTAAAATCtcagctaaatgaaaaaaataaaaaataaatgtatatatatactgtttcaTCATAATGGTACTTCAACGAGAGCCCTGTGTTTTCGAGCAGCACCAGTTGGAGTGTGCACTGCTGGGTTTGGGTCAGTTCCAGAACACTCTTGATGAGTTGCACGCCTGGCTCTCCCACACGGCTGACCTACTGCAggcctctcagccaatcagcattgACCTGCAAACCTGTGAGATAGAGCTAGCCAAGC
This genomic stretch from Cyprinus carpio isolate SPL01 chromosome B16, ASM1834038v1, whole genome shotgun sequence harbors:
- the LOC122139944 gene encoding uncharacterized protein LOC122139944, which gives rise to MGNLISRPSCLGQKSKQVKSEESVLKECYQQRREWPLPEPPKEETRKEDVEEVLRQTPTPDKQRSSPAPTVTTTSTLDNAWRSTPSPVKTPRNDSLPRRCNIPEHRRSPLSQYGSVDRRASLQRRDSGSPWSWKPLNTREVTEVTEVTETIVTEIVEVTEYPSAGKGGDPIVTRTVRVLTGAAEELAELQSDGQSSSDQESSLDQWKDGRSVLALKDEFRDPLKFQQNLETLLTWVCEIEELTANQKPPSSEFKVVKAQLQEQKLLQRLLEDRRPSMETMMQEGPHLAEGLQGNDSEKTKVQLAQLKLKWEALLQGANSRHRTLEDILPRAQLFQERTDRLQQWLISVDQDLAELAPQREGCSICRKPQDRPRRSWKR